The DNA window TCTACAACTGGTAGTGCGATTTTGAGACATAATCCCTAAATTGGTAAATGTCAGATGAGTCGTTAGAATAGCTCCTTCGGTTCTatgcagaaaaggaaaagaaaactgatGAATTTGCTTACTGTATCATAATTATGTAATAACAATTACTTGTTCATTGTTCAGCGATATTCAGCGAAAACTGTCTAAAACTTCATCACATTCATTCTAGTATTGTGTGAACATGGCAGTAtcaaattattttatatatatatatatatatattttctccGGAACGTGCTCAGCTTGAATGCATGGGCCCGCGTAATTAGGCAATACAAGCACACCTGTCCTCGACCTTTAAAATAAAGGTTAACTATGTGAAGTGTAATGCAGGCCAttggtaaaaacagaaaaaaaacgaaagaaaaaaaaattggttcaGACTTGTCTTTGCGTTCGTGAGAACACTCGCGAGCATTTGAAAACATCTGTTGATCATTTGTGTCGTCAGTGTATTGTCAGCCTTGGGCGACACAAAGCTCTGGTACATAAACCATATTGTGTACTGAAGGCATATGGTCATTTAAAGCTTTTAACGTTCTTCAAGCTCTTTAAAGGTTGTTGTGGGCAGCAACAGTTTTTGGAAAGTTTGTAATCGATTATAAAAGCCCATGACCAGCCAATTAGTTACAAGCCTGTGCCTTAAATCTTAATAGGCTGATCTCAAACCCAGAAACATTTGTCATCTAAGTCttgcttggaaaaaaaacaaacaaaaaaaaaaaacaaggcacaCTGAAGCACATTTCAAACTGCATAAATTAGCAAGACAGTCCATAAAAGGAGCATAAAAGAACTTAGCATCAAAGATGGAGCTTAGCTTCCATCTGGTCCTTATTTCCACTTGTTTCTGCTTATTTCCATCTGAACTTATTGCCCCATATAAAACTTATTTCCACAtgctgtgactgacagaccgAATAGTTACACATGGCTCTGGGAATTTCAAAACTCCAAAAGACTTAATGCCTGCCTATACtgattctgttctcctcagggaCTCATGTAACACTATGTTATTTCTGTGTCATCTTCAGGCTCCCAATGCTGAACATGTCCACTCCCACTGACCTCAAGTCTCCCTGTGTGACTCGGAACGGCATGGTCAAGCTGCCCCCCCAGCACAACGGCCTTGGCTCAGCCAGCATCACCAAAGGGACCCCCGCTGCCAAGAACCGTCTGTGCCAGTCCTCGTCCGTGCCCACCATCCTTCCTCCGCCCAATCTGCCCTACCACCTGGAGCCCTTGCCCACAGCAGCCTCCCTGTTAGGCCCAGACCTGGACACGAGCCCGCTCACCGCGATCAAGCCGCCCCTCAGACAGTTCTCCAAGCCCCTGCTGGAGAGGCAGCTGGTGCTGGATGAGAAGGTGCTGAACCGTCTGCTCTGGTACTTCACCACGGCCGAGAAGTGCGTCCTGGCCCAGGTGTGCAAGACATGGAGGAAAGTACTTTACCAGCCCAAGTTCTGGGAAGGCGTGACTCCCATCCTACACGCCAAGGAACTCTACACCATTCTTCCCAGCGGAGAGAAGGAGTTTGTCAGCCTGCAGGCCTTTGCCCTCCGAGGCTTCCAGTCCTTCTGTCTCGTGGGCGTTTCTGACTTGGACATTTGTGAATTCATTGACAACTACCCGCTGTCGAAGAAGGGTGTCAAATCTCTCAGTCTGAAGAGGTCGACCATTACAGACGCCGGACTAGAGGTAACTATTAATCAGACTACTtacacattgttttttcttttttatttgctggaaaatcgttttttttttttttaatctcctctGCTTTTCCAAAGCAAAGTGCCCTGAAATCTCAACGAGAAAACAAATTCAATACGATTCACTGACCATCATATTTCTAATAATCAAAATCAGTAAGAGAATAAACGCataatgcataaacacacatgcaaacacaacaaACGCATGCATTTAATTAAATAGTACTTTGTGACTTTGGCTGTGGAAGGTAAATGTCTATACATAATGCTGAATGTGAATTGCATGTTGCGTGCAATGAAAATCTGTCTCCCTTTATAGGGTATGGATTCATGATTGCTCTGCTTACACTTGCTTTTGTTCAGTTGCTATTCTTGGAGTGGGctttggttgccatggtgaaagTCAGAATTGTTAGTGATGGTATCTGTGCGTTCTCTCTCTGCGTTCAGGCCACTGTGGACAGTGATTCAGAAGATGCTCTGCATTTGGGCACTGTGAGAACTTCatagccttgtgtgtgtgtgtgcatgtgtctgtgtgtgtgtgtgtgtgtgtgtgtatagggcACAGCGGggcaaatatcaaaacaaaaagccaCTGGATTATGGCCCAAGTGCTCAATAGGGGTTGAAAACTAGTGCAGTTGGCAACaagggctgtttgtttttgaaacatttgCTTCTTTGGTGGACGCTGCACATACATGGCCCGCTCCCAGCTTTCACTCACTTGGTTTGAATGTGTCCTCATTGTGAGTCAcatcagaacaaacagagaggcacTGTGCCATCATGTCCCCTAATCAAGACTCGTCACTGTTCTGCACCCTGTGAGGCGAAAGGCTAGTTGTTGCGAAGTGACTGACACCAGGAAAATGGGATGCccgtgttttctctctctctctctctctgttggtatGTTAACTAGGTCAGTGTGATCACAAGGTTATGGACTGTCAGGTCAaatgtgcgtttttttttttcagagggcaTGTGATTTTGGTCAGGAAATGAGGTGCaccaccctgctctctctctctctctctctctctctccacctctgtatatgtatacacacacacgcacatctatctatctatctatctatctatctatctatctatctatctatctatctatctatctatctatctatctatctgtctgtctatctataggctacacacacacacacacacacacacacacagtatatatagtCACTGAGTTTGTTCATTCAGTCTTAGTATTTTATTAGAGTTGTAAACTTAGTCGTGGTGGACTTTTAAGGAAGCCCTTTTATGTAATCAGATGTGGTCATGTAGTCTGTGCCAGGGAGACAAACATATTCAGATCTGCTGTTGGcaagtctttttttaatgaggaatCAAACATTTTTGCATGAACATCCGTAAGGTTAATCTTTCCCCAACTGCCTCGTTAAACAAAACGTGCTTTTTTCGCACAACCTCTAAATAATGGATGGTGGTGAATCTTTCATTATTACAGAGTGATATTAcacttttaaatgtatatttatgatCTTACACAGCCAAGTGGATGTTGTGTTTAACTGCGTACTGAGTTCAGCGGTTTTTACGACTCTTTTGTTATCTGTAACACTGGTCATTCAGGATCCCTTAGGCACACAGAGGCTGAGAGTACTGATCTGTTTCTGATCCATTTCTGTGAACACATTTGCAGCTACAGTCTGTGCTTGCTTGTCCTAGTATACAGTTGTCCACAGTGGCCTCTGCTTTAAGGCAATGAAATAGCCATCAGTCTGGTTTGTACAGGATGAGTTGTTGTTAAATGTAAGAGCAGATCGCTTAATCTCCACTGAATGGCCACCCCATAACAGAGCTGCAGTGGACTGTGCGATCTGGTGGAGGTTGTTAGAGAAGAGAGTATATATCACTTCATCACAGTGGGCCTGTAAGAACCAGAACCTGTCGTTGGAGGTGATAGACGTgattgatgatgtcataatgggtGTGACCTGCGCAGGTGATGCTGGAGCAGATGCAGGGCCTCATGCACCTGGAGCTGTCGGGGTGTAACGACTTCACGGAGGCCGGGCTGTGGTCCAGCCTGAACGCCCGCCTCACCTCGCTGAGCGTCAGCGACTGCATCAACGTGGCCGACGACGCCATCGCTGCCATCTCCCAGCTGCTGCCCAACCTGTCGGAGCTGAGCCTGCAGGCGTACCACGTCACCGACACGGCCATGGCCTACTTCACCGCCAAGCAAggctacaccacacacacgctgcGCCTCCACTCCTGCTGGGAGATCACCAACCACGGCGTGGTGAACATGGTCCACAGCCTCCCCAACCTGACCGCGCTCAGCCTCTCCGGCTGCTCCAAGATCACAGACGACGGCGTGGAGCTGGTGGCTGAGAACCTGCGCAAACTGCGCAGCCTGGACCTGTCCTGGTGCCCGC is part of the Chanos chanos chromosome 13, fChaCha1.1, whole genome shotgun sequence genome and encodes:
- the fbxl16 gene encoding F-box/LRR-repeat protein 16 — translated: MLNMSTPTDLKSPCVTRNGMVKLPPQHNGLGSASITKGTPAAKNRLCQSSSVPTILPPPNLPYHLEPLPTAASLLGPDLDTSPLTAIKPPLRQFSKPLLERQLVLDEKVLNRLLWYFTTAEKCVLAQVCKTWRKVLYQPKFWEGVTPILHAKELYTILPSGEKEFVSLQAFALRGFQSFCLVGVSDLDICEFIDNYPLSKKGVKSLSLKRSTITDAGLEVMLEQMQGLMHLELSGCNDFTEAGLWSSLNARLTSLSVSDCINVADDAIAAISQLLPNLSELSLQAYHVTDTAMAYFTAKQGYTTHTLRLHSCWEITNHGVVNMVHSLPNLTALSLSGCSKITDDGVELVAENLRKLRSLDLSWCPRITDMALEYIACDLHKLEELVLDRCVRITDTGLGYLSTMSSLRSLYLRWCCQVQDFGLQHLFGMRSLRLLSLAGCPLLTTTGLSGLIQLQDLEELELTNCPGATAELFKYYSQHLPRCMVIE